A genomic segment from Archocentrus centrarchus isolate MPI-CPG fArcCen1 unplaced genomic scaffold, fArcCen1 scaffold_24_ctg1_1, whole genome shotgun sequence encodes:
- the LOC115775855 gene encoding CXADR-like membrane protein, producing MNSTVTLPHRVTDQQFLRCRKVTTDNGVQSVVLPFKAEVSKLEDVTVEWKHKDKKVHEYQRGQNQSHIQGRSEMKKEQINTGDLSLTLKDLQLTDSGVYTCTVCNKDGHMLLQKVVTLSVRVPEVEMEVKESVVLPFKAKIRNPEDVTVEWKHNDKKVHEYQRRKKQSHIQGRSEMKEQINTGDLSLTLKHLQPTDSGVYTCTVCNKDGLMLLQKSVFLSVRVPEVYAVGTVKESVVLPFKAKVSISEDVTVEWKHKGKKVHEYQRGQNQSHIQGRSQMKKEQINTGDLSLTLKDLQLTDSGVFTCTICNKDGFVLPEKVFSLRVKESLRDRLNPSSWFNKKDPQDGPKTSGGDV from the exons CAGTTCCTGAGGTGCAGGAAGGTGACAACAGATAATGGGGTGCAGTCTGTCGTGCTGCCATTTAAAGCTGAAGTCAGCAAGCTTGAGGATGTGACAGTGgagtggaaacacaaagacaagaaagtCCACGAGTATCAGAGAGGACAAAACCAGTCTCACATACAAGGACgctcagagatgaagaaagagcaaataaatactggagacctcagtctgaccctgaaagacctccaacttactgacagtggagtctacacctgcaccgtctgcaaCAAGGATGGACACATGCTGCTACAGAAAGTGGTGactctcagtgtcagag TTCCTGAGGTGGAGATGGAGGTTAAAGAGTCTGTCGTGCTGCCatttaaagctaaaatcagAAACCCTGAGGATGTGACAGTGGAGTGGAAACACAACGACAAGAAGGTCCACGAGtatcagagaagaaaaaaacagtctcACATACAAGGACGCTCAGAGATGAAAGAGCAAATAAatactggagacctcagtctgaccctgaaacaccTCCAACCTACTGACAGTggagtctacacctgcaccgtctgcaacaaggatggactcatgctgctacagaaatcagtgtttctcagtgtcagag TTCCTGAGGTGTACGCAGTGGGAACAGTTAAAGAGTCTGTCGTGCTGCCATTTAAAGCTAAAGTCAGCATCTCTGAGGATGTGACAGTGGAGTGGAAACACAAAGGCAAGAAAGTCCACGAGTATCAGAGAGGACAAAACCAGTCTCACATACAAGGACGCTCACAGATGAAGAAAGAGCAAATAAatactggagacctcagtctgaccctgaaagacCTCCAACTTACTGACAGTGGAGTCTTCACCTGCACCATCTGCAACAAGGATGGCTTCGTGCTGCCAGAGAAAGTATTCAGTCTCAGGGTCAAAG AAAGTCTTCGAGATCGCCTCAATCCTTCTTCATGGTTCAACAAGAAGGATCCACAG GATGGTCCAAAGACTTCAGGAGGAGACGTGTGA